CTTGCCTTGGCTGGAGCCGGTGCCATTGCTGGGCAACATATTTGCACATTTGGATCTGTTCACCTGGTTTAGCTTCGTGCTGGTCATTGCCATGCATTTGTTTATTCATCGCACCTCCTGGGGACTGCATCTTCGGGCAGTCGGCGATAATCCGGCTACGGCAGATGTTATGGGCATTCCTGTTATTGCGATTCGCTACGCTTGTATTGTAATTGGATCCATGTTGATCGGTATTGGTGGAGCAGATTTGCTGCTCGTTTACACGCCTACATGGAATGAAGGGATGACTTCCGGACGGGGCTGGATCGCGGTGGCGCTTATTATTTTTGCCAGATGGAATCCGATCAGAGCGCTGCTCTGCGCTTATTTCTTCGGTGTGCTGGATAGTCTCGGTTTCCGTGTTCAGCTGATCGGCAGTCACATTCCTTCTTATTTCCTGAAAATGATTCCATACGTCGTCACGATTCTAGTGTTGATGTTCTTAGGTTGGCGTAATCGGAATAAGCCTTCGGGCGCGCCTGAAGCTCTGGGTGTTCCTTATATTCGGGAGCAAAGATTCTAACATTGGATTAGTTAGGAGGAGTGTTAATGAGTGAACGTGAGCAACATATCGCTTATTTAAAAAGATGCGTCGAGCTCTCTGTTCTGGCGAGAGAATCCGGGAATACACCGTTCGGCGCGCTGTTAGTAGGGCCAACAGGTGCGGTTTTGCTTGAACAAGGCAATGTGGAAATTACCCAGTCCAACTGCACAGGGCACGCAGAAACGATGCTGATGGAGGCGGCCTCCAAACGATACAGCAAGGCCGAACTGTGGTCCTGCACATTATATACGTCTGTAGAGCCGTGCGCCATGTGTTCAGGCTCCATCTATTGGGGTAATGTAGGGCGAGTCGTCTATGGAATTTCCGAAAAGTTGTTGGCGCAACTAACCGGGGAGGATGAGCAGAATCCGACGTTGGATTTACCTTGCCGAGAAGTCTTCGCCAGAGGGAATAAACCGATTGAAGTCATTGGTCCTATTCAAGAAGTTGAGGCGGAGGCGGTTGCCGCTCATGAGGGATATTGGTTATAAAGGTTGAGCAGGGTAATTCTGCTCGGCCTTTTTTGTTGTTTTGGAGGGGACGTGGAGTTACTCGACCTCCCCGGAGGTAAGGGAACTACAGTACGCTATTCTAGCAAAAAGTGTCATTATCGCGAGGTTGGGGGAACTACAGTACGCTATTATGCTGTTTCAAGCGAAATTTAGCGTTTTTCGTGGAAATAAGACCCTGTAGTTCCGCTATGACTCTCGCATTCTTACTATTTGCTTAAATAGCGTACTATAGTTCCCCTCAACACGATTCCCTTACTAGTTTATCGCTACTATGAGGCTGATATCTCAGGGCGGCGAAGCCGTTTTTCTTATTAAGGGCAAGGGCATTAAAGACTGCCCCCACGGAACGATGATCCGTTGAGAGTTCATTTCGCCTACTTTTCGCTAACATAGAGGATCGACGCTCCACCAAAGGTGTTAAACTTGACGTTGATAATGATAATTGTTATCATTAACAAATGTGAATTGAGCGTAGCAGATTTCTATGCTTACAAACGAAGTTAAAGGGGTAGATGGTCATGCAACAAAGAAAAAGCAAAAAAGTTTCCGTTGCGCTAGTAAGCTTAATGAGTATGACGTTGTTATTGTCGGCTTGCGGGAGCGCATCTAATGCTGGTTCCACGGCATCCACGTCACCAACAGCTAGTTCTCCAGCGGCAACGGCTGCAGCCAAAACAGAGAAAACAATGACGGACGGGCTAGGCAATAAGGTAACCATTCCAGCTAATCCACAACGAATTATTGGTTCTTACTTAGAAGATCCTTTGATAACACTTGGTATTAAACCAGTTGCACAATGGGCTGTTGCCAGCGGTGTTCAGGACTACTTAAAGGACAGTCTGAACGGCATCCCGACGCTTCCATCGGATCTTCCATTCGAAGCGGTTGCGAGTTTCAATCCGGATCTTATGATCATCGGGGGATCCAGCGCAGCAGCAGGCGAGAAGTATGCGCAGTATGCCAAAATTACACCTACCTTTGTATTGGGCGATGAAGTCAACAATGACTGGCGCAAAGCGCTGCTGAAGATCGGCGAAATCTTCGATAAATCGAAGGAAGCAGAGCAAGCGCTAAAAACTTATGATGCGAAGGCGAAAGAAGCTAAGGATAAATTGATTAAAGCAAACGGCGAGCAATCAGCGGCTGCGATATGGGTGACTGCCAAAGCTGCCTATGTGGTAAGCGAGAACCTGTCCAGTGGAGCTTTGCTCTACAAGGACATGGGCTTCAAAGTGCCTAATGTGGTGAAAGAAATTTCCAGCAAAGGGACTGCGAACTGGCGGGCGATCTCGATGGAAGCCTTGTCTCAACTAGATGCGGATCATATTATCCTGATTCGTGGTAAGGGAGAAGGCGACCAAATTATTAACGATCCGATTTGGAAAAGCGTTTCTGCTGTGAAGAACGGGCATGTTTATGAATTTGATAAAACCCACAGCTGGTTATACAGCGGAGTTATTGCGAACAGTAAAATGATTGATGACGTTTTGAAAAGTATTTTGAAGTAAGTATGGAAAGCCGTCAGGAAGTTTCTTCTTCCTGGCGGCTTTTTTGTTATTTCACAAAAAAAGTTAGCCATGTTATGAAAGTTTACAAACTTCTTTCATATAAATTGACCCATAGGGGTAGCGCACTTACAATGAAACAAATCTTACAAATGAGTGGCAGGTTCTAACCTAAACATAGAGGTGAAACGTCATGAAATTTAAGCTGCATCAAGTGAACACAATGAATCAGATTGATTTCGTTCATGCGTTCGGCCCTCTTTTCGAACATTCCCCGTGGGTGGCTGAGCGGGCGTGGGGCTCGCTGCCTTATGCCTCACAGCAGGAATTCACGCTTGCTCTTGAGCAGGAAGTTTGGTTAGCCAGCCGGGAGGAACGGCTTGCCCTATTGCGGGCGCATCCGGACTTAGGGACAAGGGTCCAGATGACGAATCACTCGGTCCAGGAACAGTCAGGCGCAGGACTCAATCGCTTGTCCCCAGAGGAATATAAGCAATTCCTTGCCTACAACAAGCAATATACAACGAAGTTCAAGTTTCCTTTCATTATGGCTGTGAAGGGGCAAACGAAGGATACGATCAAAGAAGCGATTCGTCTGCGGATTGAACGAGACTTAGAGACGGAATTAGGCAAGGCTCTTCAGGAAGTTTGCAAGATAGGTCGTTTTCGGCTTGAAGCATTAATGGAGGATGAGAAGGGGGAAACAGCGATGAAACAAGCGAGCGTATCAGAGAGAACGATGTACTACGGAAAAGGTGATGTGTGGGTATATCGTTCTTATGCCAAACCTTTGACGAATTTAACGCTAATCCCTGAATCGGGTTTTGCGGGACGAGATAATGTGTTGTTCGGGATGAATATTAAAATCGCGGTTAGCGGAGAGAAGTTCTTTACTTCGTTCACCGAAGGCGATAACACGTTGGTCGTTGCCACGGATTCGATGAAAAACTTCCTTCTACGCAAAGCCGGCGACTATGAAGGAGCTACAGCAGAAGGCTTCCTCGCCTTCGCTGCTCGCAAGTTTCTGGAGACCTACCCGCAGATGACGGGCGTGAGAATGACGGCTGATCAAGTTGCCTTCGACGTTCTGCCAGTTCCCGGAGCCAATGGCTTGGAAAATGGAGAACTCGTCTATCGTTATTCACAAAATGAACATCCAACGGCTTTGGTTGACATGGTTCGCACAGATGAGGGGATCGTTGTTGCTGAACACTCCGGCGGTATCGCTGATCTTAAACTAATTAAGGTAAAAGGCAGCTCCTTCGCTGGTTTTGTGCGAGACGAGTACACCACGCTTCCGGAATCCTATGATCGGCCCTTATTCATCTTCTTGGATATGTCATGGAGCTATGAAGAGGTGGAAGATGCCTTCGATTCTGATCTCGGCCGTTATGTGGCTGCTGAGCAAATAAGGGATATTGCGCATACCGTATTCCATGAGCAGCATTCCCCATCGATTCAAAATCTCATTTATCGGATTGGACAACGAGCACTTACAAGATTCCCGCAGTTGAAGGACATTCGCTTCGAATCGAATAACCGCACGTGGGAAACGATTCTGGAGCAGGCTTCGGTAGGCGAAGGCAAAGTATTTACAGAACCTAGACCTCCTTATGGCTTCCAAGGGTTTTCGATGACGAAGCGTGATTTGGAGGGCCTATGAGCAGAGGGATTACAACGCATGTTCTGGATATAAGCAGCGGAAGACCTGCGAAGGATGTACACATCGCTTTATTTCGGATACAAGACGGGAAGTCGGAACTGTTAAGTTCTGGTGCAACGAACAGCGATGGCCGTCTGGAGGGACCCTTGTTGAGCGGTGAGGGTTACCAAGCTGGGGTATATGAGCTTGTTTTTCATATTGGTGATTATTTCCGAGGCACAGGCATATCGCTTCCAGAGCCGGCTTTTCTAGATCAAGTTCCGGTTCGCTTCGGAATATCAGCCACAGATGTTCACTATCATGTGCCATTATTGGTTGCGCCATGGGGATACAACACCTATAAGGGCAGCTAATTTCAAGCCACCAAGGGTTCTGAGGGAGGGATTTGCATGGATGATCAATTTGATCTCGTTATTCGTAAAGGTGCCGTAGTCCTCATAGATCAAGTACGTCAGTTGGATATCGGTATTCGAAACGGTAAAATTGCCGCGTTAGGTGAAAACCTCGCTTACTCGGAGCAAACGCCTACTTATGAAGCGGAAAATCTGGTCATCCTGCCGGGTATGGTAGATGCTCATGTTCATTTCAATGAACCCGCCTTGGGACATTGGGAGGGCTTCGCTACAGGTTCCGCATCGCTCGCCGCAGGTGGCTGCACCACCTATATCGATATGCCGCTCAACGGTGTTCCGCCAACGGTGAGATTTAGCGCCCTGAAGCAAAAATTGGAAGCGGCAGAAGGAAACTCGGTGGTCGATTATGCGCTTTGGGGCGGTCTTGTTCCCGGCAATATCGGACACTTGCAAGAGCTAGCCGAAGCTGGTGTCATTGGATTCAAGGCTTTCATGTCTTGTCCCGGCGGAGAAGGGGAAGATATTTTCGCGGAAGTGGACGACCTGACGCTCGTCGAAGGGATGAGAGAGATCGCTCGCCTGGGGCTCGTGCTTGCGCTGCATGCAGAGAGTGAAGAGATGGTCGCGAAACTGGCAGCCGAAGCGCGGGAGGAAGGCAAGCGAGGGGCGCTCGACTTCGCTGCGACGCGGCCGATCGCCGCTGAGCTGGAAGCGGTCAACCGCGCGCTCTTCTACGCGGAACAAACGGGCTGCAAGCTGCACTTCGTGCACATCAGCAGCGCTGAGGCTGTGCACGTGATCACGGATGCGAAGGCGAGAGGGCTGGACGTCACCGTGGAAACGTGCCCGCACTACTTGGTCTTGACCAGCGCGGATCTGGAGCAGCAAGGGGCGATTGCCAAATGTGCGCCGCCACTGCGTACGGCGCATGATCAAGAGCGGCTCTGGCAGGAGCTTGCTGCTGGCAGGCTTGATCTGCTCGCCTCGGATCATTCCCCCTGCCCGGCAGCGATGAAGCAAGGGGAATTTATCGAGGCGTGGGGTGGAATCTCCGGCGCGCAAAGCTCGGTCGAGCTGGTGCTGGATGAAGGCCATCTCCGCCGGGATGTGCCGCTGCCTTTGCTTGCACGGCTGCTGGCTACGGAGCCAGCCAAGCGCTTTGGGTTGTATCCGCGCAAGGGCCAAATTGCCCTGGGGGCAGATGCGGATCTGGCGCTTGTGGATTTGAAGATGAGCTATACGCTGCAAGCAAGTGATTTGCTGTACCGCCATCCGCATAGCCCCTATGTGGGGAAAACATTTGGCTGCCGAGTAAAAGCCACATTCTTACGCGGAAACCAAGTGTATGAGCTTCATGAAGGCGTTGCTGACAAGACAGAAGGAGCATGGCTTCGTCATGCTGCTGTGACAGGAGGTGTGCACAGTGGCTGAAATGACACCGACCTCTGTTCAAGAATTAGCTCAATATTCCAAGCAAATGCTTGATGTGCTGGAGTGGCTCGCAACCTACGGCGCTAATCCAGAGGGAGGAGTTACCCGGCTGCTGTACACGGAGTCATGGCTGCAGGCGCAGCGTGCGCTTTTGGCAAAGATGGAAGGGCTGGGTCTAGCAGCGAATTTCGACGCCGTAGGCAATGTATATGGGAAATTGCAAGGAAGCAACGCGTCTTTGAAGTCGGTTCTTACAGGCTCGCACGTCGACACAGTCAAAAATGGCGGTAAATATGATGGCGCATACGGCGTCGTTGCATCGCTGATGGCACTTGGCTACCTGAAGGCTGTACATGGGACTCCGAGAAGGACAATTGAAGTGATTTCATTTTGTGAAGAAGAGGGAAGCCGCTTCCCGCTTGCTTATTGGGGATCCGGCCATGTAACCGGCGTAAGATCTTACGCAAGTGCTGCAGGTATTGCAGATCTAGAGGGTACTACTTTGTTGGAAGCTATGGGAGAAGCAGGCTTCGAACCTGCAAACGCGGGCGAACATTCGGCAGTGCGTGATGATATTGGAGCTTATATTGAAATTCATATTGAGCAAGGTTCTGTTCTTGAAGTGAAACAGAAACAAATTGGCGTTGTGACCGCGATAGTTGGACAGATTCGGATGACTGTAGTTGTCAAAGGCGATTCGAACCATGCCGGAACAACACCGATGACCATGCGCCGGGATGCGCTCGCGGGAGCCGCTGAAATGGTTGTTCTCACGGAAAGTATGGCACTGGAAGAAGGCGGGCCGCTAGTGGCTACGGTAGGACGGCTGGATGTAAAGCGTGGAACCTCGAATGTGGTGCCGGGCGAAGTTGAATTTACGCTGGACATTCGGCATACGGATGAGCGGAAGATGGACGCTTTTCGAACAAGATTGCTAACAAAGCTCGGTGAAATCGCGAAGCGAAGAGAGCTTATTATAGAGACGGTTGAAAATTTACATGCTTCACCTGTTGCCATGCACCAAGGAATCTCGAATGACATTGAGGCAGCGTGCGCGACTTATGGATTCGGAAGCATGAAGCTGCCCAGCGGGGCTGGCCACGATGCCCAGTTGTTTGGGCCGATCTGTCCATCGGCGATGATTTTCGTGCCAAGCCGCGGGGGGATCAGTCATAGTCCGGAGGAGTTCACGGAACCGGATGACTTGATTGCAGGTTTTCAAACGCTGGTTCATGTGTTATACCAATATGGCTATGGGGGTAAAGCTGATGAAATCCTATAAAGACTTATCGCCCTCGCTGCGAACGATTATGACGCCCGGACCGGTTGAGGTCGACCCGCGTGTTCTGCGCGCGATGTCGTATCCGATTCTGGGACAGTTTGATCCTGAATTTACGGAATTGATGAATGAGACGATGGAAATGCTCAGGGATGTTTTTCAAACAAGCAATCAATGGGCTTACCCTATCGATGGTACCTCCCGCTCAGGTATTGAGGCGGTATTAGTCAGTGTGATTGAACCTGGGGATAAAGTGCTTGTACCGATTTATGGTCGTTTTGGCAACTTGCTTGTCGAAATTTCTGAACGCTGCGGAGCTGAAGTTGTCCTGTTGGAGAAGGAGTGGGGGACGGTATTCGACCCGCAGGAAATCATTGCCGCTATTCATCGGGAAAAGCCGAATATTGTAGCGATTGTACATGGCGAAACGTCCACGGGGTGCGTTCAACCTCTTGAAGGAATCGGGGCGGCTTGCCGTGAAGTGGATGCGCTGCTGGTCGTTGATGCTGTTGCGACAATTGGCGGCGTGCCGGTACAGACGGATGCCTGGCAGTTAGACGCGGTTATCGGTGGCACGCAGAAATGCCTGTCGGTTCCCTCTGGCATGTCTCCGATTACTTACAATGAGCGTGTTGAGGCGAAGGTGCTGCGACGCAAAACGATTGAGCGCGGTCTGCGTGAAAAAGGTTCAGCCGTAGCTGCTGGGAAGCCGGTTGCGAGCAACTACTTCGATCTCGGTCAACTGCAGGATTACTGGAGCCCCAAGCGGCTCAATCATCATACGGAGTCAACTTCCATGCTGTACGCTTTGCGCGAAGGCTTGCGGCTTGTGCTGCAAGAGGGGCTGGAGGAACGCTTTGACCGCCATAAGCGCCATGAAGCTGCCTTGGTTGCTGGCTTGAAGGCCATGGGCTTAACGTTGTATGGCAACCCCGCTTGTAAGCTTCCGGTTGTCACTTGTATTCAGATACCGCAAGGAATTGACGGCGAATCCGTTCGCGCTATGCTGCTGAATAGTTTTGGCATCGAAATTGCCAGTTCCTTCGGGCCGTTAAAAGGTCAAATTTGGCGAATTGGAACGATGGGCTTCAGCTGCAACCAGAAAAATGTGCTTCACGTGTTGGGTGCATTGGAAGCGGTGCTCTTATGGCACAAAGCTGCGATTACAAGCGGTAAAGCGCTGCAAGCGGCGTTATCCGTATATGCCCCCACAGAGGAGGAACTTCCATGTTGAACATCATGCCACGAGCGGAGCGAGCGATGATCGCTACGCCTCATTATTTGGCCAGCAGCGTAGGAAGCGCGATCTTGCAGCAGGGAGGCAATGCCTTCGATGCAGCGATTGCGATCAGCGCAACGCTTGGTGTTGTTTATCCGCATATGACGGGGCTTGGCGGGGACGCTTTTTTCTTGATGTACGATGCGGCTGCAGGCGCATATACGGGATTCAATGGAAGCGGGAAGTCTGCTGCCCAAGCTACGCCTGATTTTTATAAAGCGAAAGGGCTGCAAGCGATACCGCAAAGAGGTATTCTCAGTGCGATCACCGTTCCGGGCATGGTCGACGCCTGGTGGCAGGTATGGGAGAAATACGGCAAGCTTGCTTGGGCTAAGCTGCTTGAGCCTGCGATTGACTATGCGGAGAAAGGGTTTCCGATTTCACGCAATCTGCTGTTCTGGATGCGCAAGGATGAGGTCTTCATTCGAGCCTCAGAGCAGTTGAGCAGCTTATATATGGCGGGTGGTCAGCTTCTGAAGGAAGGCGATCGCCTCGTTCAGAAAGAGATGGCTCAGACCCTGCGAGTAGTGCAGCGAGAAGGTCGGGATGCCTTTTATAAAGGTACTCTGATGCAGTCGATTGTACAGAACATTCAGTCTGATGGCGGGCTGCTGCAGGAAGCAGATTTCCGCAATTTTGCCGGAGAATGGGTTGAGTTGCTCTCCACGACGTATCGCGGGTATGACATTTATCAAATGCCGCCGAACTCGCAAGGATTCACAGCGCTTATGATGATGAATATGCTGGAAAATGTCGATGTCAGTGCGGTTCCCCGAGCATCAGCGAATTTTTATCACTTGATGTCGGAAGTTGTTAAAAAGGCGTTCAAAGATCGCGACCTGTACTTAACCGATCCGCGTTTCCGCGAGATTCCATTGAAGCGCTTGCTTTCCAAGGCTTATGCCAAGGAACTTTGGAACGATATTCAAGCGGAGCCGTTTAAGGTCAGTGAGCATTTGTCGCCGGCGATCGGCCAGGATACGGCCTATGCTGCTGTGGTGGATGAAGAGGGGAACTCGGTTTCTTTCATACAAAGTTTATATTTTGACTTCGGTGCGGCCTATGTGCCTGGAGATACAGGAATTATCATGCAAAATCGCGGCTCTTTTTTCTCGCTGGAATCGTCTTGTGCCAATGCTTTGGAGCCAGGTAAAAGATCCTTCCATACCCTAATGCCGGCGATGGTCAGCAAAGAGGGCAAGCCTTACATGCTATACGGCACGCAGGGCGGGGAAGGTCAGCCGCAAACACAACTCTCTATTCTGACTGGTGTTCTGGACTATGGCTTGTCGATTCAAGAAGCGATTTCGCTTCCTCGTTGGGTGTACGGCCGAACTTGGGGAGAAGACGGAGACGCCCTGAAGCTGGAGCATCGTCTGGATGGAGATGTGTACGCTCGCTTGAAGAAGTGGGGACATCGTGTCGAACCCGTCAACCCATGGGATGGCATTATGGGGCAAGCGCAGGGCATTGTCATTGACGAACAAGGGTTCATGAGTGGTGCCGCCGATCCGCGGGGTGACGGTTTAGCGATCGGTTGGTAATGATTAAGTGAGGAGCGATGAGTGATGGAAACCTATGATATTTTGCTGGCAGTAGAGAGTGATAGTCACGCGCGGGTGTTGGCAACAGTTATTCATGTGGAAGGCCATGCTTATCGTAAACAGGGAGCTGTCATGCTGATGATGGCAGACGGGAGCTCGATAGGAAGTATCTCGCCAGGTTGCTTGGAAGCGGATCTCTTCGCCTATGTACCGGCAGTATGGGAATCTTCAACCTCCCAAATGGTGGAGTACGACATGAGGCCAGCTGATGATTTCGGTTGGGGAGAGACGATTGGCTGCGGCGGGCTGATCCGTATTCTACTGGAGCCTGTTAGTGGAGAACTGTTGGTTAATCTGCTTGCTGTGAAAGCATGTTTGGATCGAGGCGAAGCTGTACAGTTGGTGCGTGAAATTACGGATGGCTATTCAGGCATCTCGTATACCCTGTGCTCTGAAGGTAATTCTTCAGATCGGCAAGCTTCTCTCTCTGTGTATGTTTCCTTGTTTAAACCTAAGCCTAGAGTGATTGTTTTTGGCGCAAATTCGGATGCGATCCCACTTGTTCAAATGGCGATTAGCAGCGGATTTCGCGTGGTTGTCGCCGACTGGCGTGAGGCTTATTGTCGGGCAGAACGTTTTCCGGGCGCGGAGACAGAGGTTGCTTTTCCTAAGCAGCTGGTGGCGAATTTAAAGCTGAATGCCCAAGACTACATCATTGTGATGAGCCATCAGTACGAAAAGGACGCTCTGTTTGTCCAAGAAGCCATGAAGGCTGACTTGCTTTATCTTGGGATCATGGGGTCCAGAGAACGGACGGAAAATTTATTGGCAGGTATCGACCGCCCTCAATGGCTGCGTTACCCCGTAGGACTGCCGATCGGTTCAGAAGGCCCCGTGGAGAATGCCGTCAGTATCGTCGCAGAGTTGATTAGCCTCAAACGAGGCGGCAAGGCGACCGGAGCATCTGCTAATGTGAGCGGGCGTGAGGACAGGAGTCGCTCATGGTGAGCGAAGCGAAGAAGGTTATCGGCATCTATTTGGCGGCGGGAAGCAGCAGGCGCATGGGGACTTCGAAGCAGTCGCTGGAAATGGCAGCGGATACTAGGCTGGGGAGTATAGCTCTGCTGCATGCGCTCCAGTCTGAGGTGCATAGCGTTGTTGTGGTCGTTCGGGAAGATGACCCGCTCGATTGGTTGTCCGCTGAAGTCCTTGCCTATGCAGAAGCGGGGCGCTGTCTGGTTGAGGTTTGCGCGGAAGCAGGAAGAGGCATAGCTCACTCCTTGCGGGTGGGGATTAAGGCAGCCGAGCGTCAGAATGCAGACGGTATATTGGTGGTTTTGGCGGATCAGCCGTTCATCGATGCGCAGATGCTGAATCGACTCATGGATACGTTCAGGGGCGAGGCTGGATGGGACTTCGTGGCGAGTGGCGATCAAGGCATGCCTAAGCCCCCTGTGATTCTGGGGCGGGAGATGTGGCCTTCTGCTCTGGCCTTAGAAGGAGATGAGGGGGCGCGCTCCTTATTTCATTTGCCGCAGTATCGCGGACAGGTTATGGACGAAGAGGAAGCCTTGAAGTTTTTGGATATTGACACTGAAGAGCGATACTTGGCTGCGAAAAAAATTGTATGGAACAAATTAATGTTAAGTTAAATAACATAAAAGATGAGTTGAGTGCATTATTACTAATAATGCGCTATTTTTTTATACGAAAACACAAAATCGTGTAATGTTAGTTGACGTTATTTTGCGGGATTGTTTATAGTAGATCTAATTTATAGGTAATGGGCTAATGAAAGTTAACGCGCAGGACTCGCATGGCTTGGAGGATGGGGTGAATAAGAGTCTTTGGGGGTTACTACTTAGGTCCCCTTATTCAAACCCCTAAAAATTGGTTAAGAATACTTAACGAATTTAATGGAGAAGAGGGATCAGGATGAAAATGAGCCTCGAAGAAATCAAACAAATTAGCCACAGTAGTCCAGATCAAATCGAGAAGGTCATTACGAAACTGCTAGAACGGATCACTGAACTGGAAAACAGAGTAGCCGAGTTGGAGCGCCAGCTAGGGCTTAACAGCAAGAATAGTAGCAAGCCGCCTTCAAGTGACGGGTTTCGTAAGCCCGCAAACTCCCGCATCGCTGGTGGCAAAAAGGGAGCACCCCTAGGTCATGAAGGACACACACTTAGTATGGTGGATGATCCGGATGCCATCCTCGACTTTTGCCTAACTACCTGCCCTGCGTGTCATGCTCCAATGGACCAGGAGAACTGTATAGGCTACGACCGGCGTCAGCAGATCGATCTGCCTGAACCACGCATCCAGACAACCGAGTTTCGCGCTCATACGAGCTGCTGCCCGCAGTGTAGCGGGGTTCATCAGGCTGCTTTTCCGTCGCATGTCAGCGCCTCTGTCCAATATGGAGCTGGTGTTACGGGCTGGATCGTGTATGTGAGTGCGTACCATATGATTCCACTGAAAAGGGTGAGCGAGATGTTTGCGGACCTGACCGGGCATTCGCTGAGCGAGGCTACGGTCATCGCCCATTTGAAGAAATCGCACAAGCAGCTAGGTCCCTATGAGGAACAAATTCGCCAAAACCTGCTGAATGCCGATGTTTTGCACGCTGATGAAACCGGCATTCACGTCGATGGCAAACAGCGATGGCTGCACACCCTCTCTAATGTGGACTGGACGTTCCAGGCGGTTCACGAAAACCGGGGCACCCTCGCTTTTGATGCCATCGGTCTGCTGCCGGCTTACTCGGGCATTCTAGTGCATGACTGCAACGGGCCGTATTTTAAAGAA
Above is a genomic segment from Paenibacillus sp. HWE-109 containing:
- a CDS encoding pyridoxal-phosphate-dependent aminotransferase family protein: MKSYKDLSPSLRTIMTPGPVEVDPRVLRAMSYPILGQFDPEFTELMNETMEMLRDVFQTSNQWAYPIDGTSRSGIEAVLVSVIEPGDKVLVPIYGRFGNLLVEISERCGAEVVLLEKEWGTVFDPQEIIAAIHREKPNIVAIVHGETSTGCVQPLEGIGAACREVDALLVVDAVATIGGVPVQTDAWQLDAVIGGTQKCLSVPSGMSPITYNERVEAKVLRRKTIERGLREKGSAVAAGKPVASNYFDLGQLQDYWSPKRLNHHTESTSMLYALREGLRLVLQEGLEERFDRHKRHEAALVAGLKAMGLTLYGNPACKLPVVTCIQIPQGIDGESVRAMLLNSFGIEIASSFGPLKGQIWRIGTMGFSCNQKNVLHVLGALEAVLLWHKAAITSGKALQAALSVYAPTEEELPC
- the ggt gene encoding gamma-glutamyltransferase, translated to MLNIMPRAERAMIATPHYLASSVGSAILQQGGNAFDAAIAISATLGVVYPHMTGLGGDAFFLMYDAAAGAYTGFNGSGKSAAQATPDFYKAKGLQAIPQRGILSAITVPGMVDAWWQVWEKYGKLAWAKLLEPAIDYAEKGFPISRNLLFWMRKDEVFIRASEQLSSLYMAGGQLLKEGDRLVQKEMAQTLRVVQREGRDAFYKGTLMQSIVQNIQSDGGLLQEADFRNFAGEWVELLSTTYRGYDIYQMPPNSQGFTALMMMNMLENVDVSAVPRASANFYHLMSEVVKKAFKDRDLYLTDPRFREIPLKRLLSKAYAKELWNDIQAEPFKVSEHLSPAIGQDTAYAAVVDEEGNSVSFIQSLYFDFGAAYVPGDTGIIMQNRGSFFSLESSCANALEPGKRSFHTLMPAMVSKEGKPYMLYGTQGGEGQPQTQLSILTGVLDYGLSIQEAISLPRWVYGRTWGEDGDALKLEHRLDGDVYARLKKWGHRVEPVNPWDGIMGQAQGIVIDEQGFMSGAADPRGDGLAIGW
- a CDS encoding XdhC family protein, encoding METYDILLAVESDSHARVLATVIHVEGHAYRKQGAVMLMMADGSSIGSISPGCLEADLFAYVPAVWESSTSQMVEYDMRPADDFGWGETIGCGGLIRILLEPVSGELLVNLLAVKACLDRGEAVQLVREITDGYSGISYTLCSEGNSSDRQASLSVYVSLFKPKPRVIVFGANSDAIPLVQMAISSGFRVVVADWREAYCRAERFPGAETEVAFPKQLVANLKLNAQDYIIVMSHQYEKDALFVQEAMKADLLYLGIMGSRERTENLLAGIDRPQWLRYPVGLPIGSEGPVENAVSIVAELISLKRGGKATGASANVSGREDRSRSW
- a CDS encoding nucleotidyltransferase family protein, with protein sequence MVSEAKKVIGIYLAAGSSRRMGTSKQSLEMAADTRLGSIALLHALQSEVHSVVVVVREDDPLDWLSAEVLAYAEAGRCLVEVCAEAGRGIAHSLRVGIKAAERQNADGILVVLADQPFIDAQMLNRLMDTFRGEAGWDFVASGDQGMPKPPVILGREMWPSALALEGDEGARSLFHLPQYRGQVMDEEEALKFLDIDTEERYLAAKKIVWNKLMLS
- the tnpC gene encoding IS66 family transposase, with translation MKMSLEEIKQISHSSPDQIEKVITKLLERITELENRVAELERQLGLNSKNSSKPPSSDGFRKPANSRIAGGKKGAPLGHEGHTLSMVDDPDAILDFCLTTCPACHAPMDQENCIGYDRRQQIDLPEPRIQTTEFRAHTSCCPQCSGVHQAAFPSHVSASVQYGAGVTGWIVYVSAYHMIPLKRVSEMFADLTGHSLSEATVIAHLKKSHKQLGPYEEQIRQNLLNADVLHADETGIHVDGKQRWLHTLSNVDWTFQAVHENRGTLAFDAIGLLPAYSGILVHDCNGPYFKEKYTFQHALCNAHLLRECQGIADYDHHQWAVQMKRLLQVAWRLTLAARKVLCCLAPSTVKWLENWYDDILQQGELEWNQGRTKAKTGPQGRQSKSKSANLGERFRRHKEPILRFIQDVRVPFDNNVAERDLRMAKVKAKVSGLFRTWDGAHQFARARGFISTLRKQNLPVLSTLIVTFRGEFRFPRLEEGK